aattgtgggtcccggctgttattcctacatctttgacagtcgttacagtagtcagaagcttgaaaagtctgacagccagtctaaccaaggggtatcgtgttgcccaggtaactgggttgagaaggtcagataggcagtcgctccttgtaaagcactggtacttagatgaaaccggttagactggtagccgaccgcaacatagttgggaaaaggctaggccaatgatgatactAGTGCTTACAGTGACCTTGCTCAGAGATTCAGTGACTGACTATACCTTTGGTCTACTCCGGCTTACAGTGATTATATTTACCTCTATTGtggaaaaaactattttttcaattgACGAAAAGTACTGCTCCCACAAGAATTGGGTTTGTTGCCGTAGAGCAAGAATACGCTCAGGCGAGACGGAGCGCACAAGCTCAGGCACCTGGGAAGAgaagtaacaaaaattataGATGCTACAAAATATACAAGGAGGTGGTCATACATAATCAGAATGATGAATGTAAGTATACCTACACAATATTTATGGAATAGTATTTTATGCAATAGAAAAGTGtatggaaataaatttaatcttcTTGTACCTGTAAAATAGACATGACATGACATGTAAAACTTCATGCTAACCTGTAATAAAAGGCGTTCGTCAGCCCAAATTACTGCGCGGCGCCAATCAATTCTTTCATCAAAAGGCAGCCGCCAACCATTACTCAAAAGCACAGGTATGCATCCAGCAGCCAGTGCTTCAAGAAAACGGTATGAGCCAAGACGTCGTCCTCGCGCAACAAGGCAGAATGTTGAGTTTGCTAATAACTGTTCATAGTCAAATCTGAAAATTGTATGCTATTCTATATATGCTTAGCTAAAtgctcatttaattttaacagtattagaatctatttaaataattctcttacgcctattttatttgtataacaaaCAGTGTGGTGTTATTAATAAACTACCCTGCTAAGTGTTATTAATGATAACTATATAGATTAGTATGTTCCATACAAGTTTTTGAAAATCTgacttatacatttttgtttatggcTGTATAACTCAAACTATTAATTTCTATAACTCAAGCAACCTGTCCTTCTAAATTCAAGGTTTAGGGAACAATATTTCATAGCTGTCATCTCAAATAGTACAAACTTATGGTAAATACAAGTAAGTGTAATCCAAATTCAGAAAAAGGTTTATGTATTAGTATGACTAGAACTTACTTATCATATTCTTTGTTATCTTCATCACATCTTTCATCTCGTAAATCTTTCCAAGACTTTCCATGCCGACAGGTTGTAACTAAGACTAGATGATTACCATCATGTAAATGCCAAAGTGAGTTCCTTGTTTCACTTCCTATACCATGCACATATCTCTTACCCTTAAATGCTAGCAGATGGCGTCGTGGTGCTGGGAATGGATTGCTAGTAGCTGCAGGTGGTACCCCACCACGCTCCGGATGCTCTTTGTGAAAGAGAGGTAATGAAACATCAAAACCATCTCTGAAAATGGTCTCAGATGCACTAGCTCTCGCTAGTATCGCTTCACCAGGGTCAAAGCCAAGGGCATCTTCGGCATAGTCTGGCCAAGTTCCagcatataaattaaatatgatatgaTTGCGTCCATTTTTCCAATATGGTAATCGTGAGAGACGCGACGATACGTCAGGGACATGTTCTGGAGAGAGTGGGTCAGCATCTAGTGTATCAATTGCAGGCACAAAGAAACAAGCTTCATTGGGATCCCTTGTGGCATATCGTGATTCGCGGATAACTGATAATACTTTACGATATGATGCACTCACTGCTCCATCACTAGGGTAAACATACACTTTTGGATCTTTTCCACATTTTGAAAAATCAAAGCAAGTGTCCATCCGACATGGTATTTTTCCAACTGTTGGTTTTATATGAGGTAGTGAAAGTAAGCCTGATAAATCTTCCAATGTTGCAAAACTGGGCAGTTGACTCAGTCTACTTTTGTTAGATTCCGATTTCCAACTATAGGTGCCAATATAGCAATATAATAAGAATACGCAGGTTAAAAAAAGAAGGATAAAACGTTTCTTTGCTTGCATTTTATCACTTTCTAATGAAAAACAAACCAATACTGAATTTCTGTTTATAATACAGTCCATAATTCATTCTAAATTTACATTTCGTTTTCTCtttaatcatttataataaaatacagtacAACCGGACAAACAAAAAGAGATGTTATAGCACCAATTTCGGTGTcaaatattcttgttttttaataaattaatgttcaaCTCGATTATTGACTATTTATGCCTCTTGCTATTTCAACTAtttcaaacaacaaaatgttCAATCAACTTTGTAACATGTTTGACATTGACAATTATTTGTCAGTTTACCAGTACCGTGTACTGACATTATTCCTCTATGGTACTGACCAGTAGGCAAAGACCATGCAAAGACATTATATACTCCATTGCCAGTAGGGCCGTTAGGGCAttgcaaatgaaaaaataaataaatagaataataatcaCAGAATTAGTAGCAAcatagaattaaaaagaaagaagcgtaaaaaagaaataagtgaATAATAATCACAGAGTCCGTAGCAGGTAAGTTTTGTACATAAACCGAAAAATAAAAGCGATGTTctgttcatataaaaaataaaaaaaaacataaaaaatacagttaagaCAGTGTGATctgactcgcgacactgaggatTCCGTACTAATAAGCTATAGAAAACAAATTGTATGAGTAACAAACCAACTCCACCGTTGTAACATTGCTAAACTTTGACTTGAATTCATTGTTATAGTTGCAATTGAAATAAATCACCTGTAAAATTGTATCTAAGGCCCTTCGTACACTAAGCTACGCAAATCTTCGATACTCGACGATTTTAGTCTCCAAGCGACTCCCGCCATACAA
This sequence is a window from Trichoplusia ni isolate ovarian cell line Hi5 chromosome 8, tn1, whole genome shotgun sequence. Protein-coding genes within it:
- the LOC113496594 gene encoding exostosin-1, with product MDCIINRNSVLVCFSLESDKMQAKKRFILLFLTCVFLLYCYIGTYSWKSESNKSRLSQLPSFATLEDLSGLLSLPHIKPTVGKIPCRMDTCFDFSKCGKDPKVYVYPSDGAVSASYRKVLSVIRESRYATRDPNEACFFVPAIDTLDADPLSPEHVPDVSSRLSRLPYWKNGRNHIIFNLYAGTWPDYAEDALGFDPGEAILARASASETIFRDGFDVSLPLFHKEHPERGGVPPAATSNPFPAPRRHLLAFKGKRYVHGIGSETRNSLWHLHDGNHLVLVTTCRHGKSWKDLRDERCDEDNKEYDKFDYEQLLANSTFCLVARGRRLGSYRFLEALAAGCIPVLLSNGWRLPFDERIDWRRAVIWADERLLLQVPELVRSVSPERILALRQQTQFLWEQYFSSIEKIVFSTIEILLERVLEHRSSRQREALIWNASPGALGTLANYGDSRAHLPIVAPILSAPPCPSAPLAPLPAPSMPLAVPPPTPGNTYTALLYVQATSPALHKLLANIASSAYCEKVVLVWDSERAAPSLKSLTRVAGDTREPLPVLVVDATTHYPGEGVSARWQPLWAVPTAAVFSLDGDAPLLAEELDFAFHVWQNFPERIVGYPARTHFWDEAKGAWGYSSKWGSAYSMVLPGAALVHRSALAQYAAGAPALRQAVRRTRNCEDILLNCLVAHLTRRPPLKLAQRRRYKTAHHRYKSSWSDPEHFVQRQSCLNTFATAWGYMPLMRSVLRLDPILFKDPVSTLRKKYRKMELVTS